Proteins encoded by one window of Streptomyces sp. NBC_01571:
- a CDS encoding Rid family hydrolase — protein MVREEIRTGDAPAPGGAYAQAVDANGFLYTAGTGPHDPATGEVVGDTFAQQTQQVLRNPRVLLPARGLDSRTSSRCPRTSPTCIAITRSATPSTNR, from the coding sequence ATGGTCAGGGAAGAGATCCGTACGGGCGATGCGCCGGCTCCCGGAGGTGCGTACGCGCAGGCGGTCGACGCCAACGGGTTCTTGTACACCGCCGGGACGGGACCGCACGACCCAGCCACCGGGGAGGTCGTCGGCGACACCTTCGCCCAACAGACCCAGCAGGTCTTGCGTAACCCGCGCGTTCTGCTCCCGGCACGCGGCCTGGATTCCCGGACGTCGTCAAGGTGCCCACGCACCTCGCCGACCTGCATCGCGATTACGAGGTCTGCAACGCCGTCTACGAACAGGTGA
- a CDS encoding CBS domain-containing protein: MRHRTVEELMTRGVVRARPDTPFKELVRLLSENDVTAVPVVDDLGRPMGVVSEADLLRKSADQSDPAGMIPVPNLEAWERAKAEGSRAEELMSAPAVCARPEWNVVEAARLMETQNVKRLPVVDEADRLLGIVSRGDLLRIFLRRDEAIREEIAGDVLRRTMGLGDADVSVDVRDGRVVLGGSVEYKGLIPVIEQLCRGVDGVVSVSGDVVCRTDDARRSAPDT, from the coding sequence ATGCGTCACCGAACGGTTGAGGAGCTCATGACCCGTGGCGTCGTCCGGGCACGGCCGGACACGCCGTTCAAGGAGCTCGTCAGGCTCCTGTCGGAGAACGATGTCACGGCCGTGCCGGTGGTCGACGATCTCGGGCGCCCGATGGGTGTGGTGTCCGAGGCAGACCTGTTGCGCAAGAGTGCCGATCAGAGCGATCCGGCAGGCATGATTCCGGTTCCGAACCTGGAGGCCTGGGAGCGGGCCAAGGCCGAGGGTTCCCGCGCCGAGGAACTGATGTCGGCTCCAGCCGTGTGCGCGCGGCCGGAGTGGAACGTGGTGGAGGCCGCGCGCCTCATGGAGACCCAGAATGTCAAGCGGCTGCCTGTGGTCGACGAGGCGGACCGCCTCCTGGGCATCGTCAGCCGCGGTGACCTGCTGCGGATCTTCCTGCGCCGTGACGAGGCCATCCGCGAGGAGATCGCCGGGGACGTACTGCGGCGCACCATGGGGCTCGGAGACGCGGACGTGAGTGTTGATGTGCGCGACGGACGGGTCGTACTAGGCGGCTCCGTGGAGTACAAGGGTCTTATTCCCGTCATCGAGCAGCTGTGCCGCGGCGTCGACGGTGTGGTGTCGGTGTCCGGGGACGTCGTCTGCCGGACGGACGACGCCCGGCGTTCCGCTCCCGATACCTGA
- a CDS encoding GAP family protein yields the protein MGAVLGDLLGFAAGVAISPLPIIAVILILATPRGRLNGILFTVGWVLGLAVLGAVMLAIASPAGASAHKHPATWVGALKLALGVFLVVFGARQWHRRPKDPSQAKLPEWMGAIDRLTPVKVFGLGTALAALNAKNAPLTIAAGAAIGSAGLPVGQQIASLAIFVVIATLGLLVPLGVFLLGGERARTTLGNWKDWAAQHNVAVMAVLFFVLGLKLLGDGISILTS from the coding sequence ATGGGCGCAGTTCTCGGTGACCTGCTGGGTTTCGCGGCCGGCGTCGCCATCAGCCCGCTGCCGATCATCGCCGTCATCCTCATCCTCGCCACGCCCCGGGGACGTCTCAACGGCATCCTCTTCACCGTCGGCTGGGTCCTCGGACTCGCCGTGCTGGGCGCGGTGATGCTGGCGATCGCCTCCCCCGCGGGTGCCTCGGCCCACAAGCACCCGGCCACCTGGGTGGGAGCGCTCAAGCTCGCGCTGGGCGTGTTCCTCGTCGTCTTCGGCGCCCGGCAGTGGCATCGGCGCCCGAAGGATCCCTCGCAGGCGAAACTGCCCGAGTGGATGGGCGCGATCGACCGCCTGACACCGGTCAAGGTCTTCGGACTCGGCACGGCCCTGGCCGCGCTCAACGCCAAGAACGCCCCGCTGACCATCGCCGCCGGCGCCGCGATCGGTTCGGCCGGGCTGCCGGTCGGGCAGCAGATCGCCTCACTGGCGATTTTCGTCGTGATCGCCACGCTCGGCCTGCTGGTCCCGCTCGGAGTCTTCCTCCTCGGGGGAGAGCGGGCCAGGACCACGCTCGGCAACTGGAAAGACTGGGCCGCCCAGCACAATGTCGCTGTGATGGCCGTCCTCTTCTTCGTCCTCGGACTGAAGCTGCTCGGAGACGGCATCTCCATTCTCACCTCCTGA
- a CDS encoding FAD/NAD(P)-binding protein, protein MSAVTPPLPYRVADTRAETADSRSVELVPADRELPPFSPGQFAMIYAFGVGEVPISVSTLCGPHGGLVHTVRAVGAVSTALYALRPGDTVGLRGPFGSGWDLDAAAGQDVLVVAGGIGLAPLRPVVHAVLDRPAAHGRLGILVGTRTPDDLIYREDIERWRDRARVGVAVDRPAPHWQGSVGAVTTLLDAFALRPDRTHALVCGPEVMMRHTARVLMGRGLAAHRVQVSLERNMRCATGHCGHCQLGPLLLCRDGPVVGYDRVARLLAVREL, encoded by the coding sequence ATGAGTGCCGTGACACCGCCGCTGCCGTACCGGGTGGCCGACACCCGGGCGGAGACCGCCGACAGCCGTTCGGTGGAACTGGTTCCGGCCGACCGGGAACTCCCGCCCTTCTCGCCAGGCCAGTTCGCGATGATCTACGCGTTCGGGGTCGGTGAGGTGCCGATCTCCGTGAGCACCCTGTGCGGCCCACACGGGGGCCTTGTACATACCGTACGTGCGGTGGGTGCGGTGTCGACCGCCTTGTACGCACTGCGTCCAGGGGACACCGTGGGGCTGCGCGGGCCGTTCGGAAGCGGCTGGGACCTGGACGCGGCAGCCGGTCAGGACGTGCTCGTGGTCGCCGGCGGCATCGGCCTCGCACCACTGCGACCGGTGGTGCACGCGGTCCTGGACCGGCCGGCCGCCCATGGCCGGCTGGGGATCCTGGTGGGGACCCGTACCCCTGACGACCTGATCTACCGAGAAGACATCGAACGCTGGCGTGACAGAGCCAGGGTGGGCGTGGCAGTCGACCGCCCCGCCCCGCACTGGCAAGGTTCCGTCGGAGCCGTCACCACCCTTCTCGACGCGTTCGCCCTCAGGCCGGACCGGACCCACGCGCTGGTGTGCGGACCCGAGGTGATGATGCGCCACACCGCACGCGTCCTGATGGGGCGAGGCCTTGCCGCCCACCGCGTTCAGGTGTCGTTGGAGCGCAACATGCGTTGTGCCACCGGGCACTGCGGCCACTGCCAGCTCGGGCCGCTGCTGCTGTGTCGGGACGG
- a CDS encoding pyridoxamine 5'-phosphate oxidase family protein, whose protein sequence is MRAHLGDQLVIESPATGDGKRDGEIVGLHHADGTPPYDVHWSDTDEVTLVFPGPDAHIRHLDQDPGGTAQESHPGAGEAAAVAAPEPRTRTREAGVVGRRVAEERRRQGLSLDETARRARMAPQYLAHLEERPADPTMAALIRLADALGTTATALLDEGADLPPGQSHALLQPQLRDLAPDECRALLSTHGVGRVAVTASSGHPAIIPVNYEVVDEAIAFRTAPDSVAAAAAEAEVAFEVDHVDDTLSRGWSVLAVGPASVVTEPEAVRSLTQHAHTTPWAGGEREMWVSIRPTSLTGRRITPAEQ, encoded by the coding sequence ATGCGAGCTCACCTCGGCGACCAACTCGTCATCGAAAGTCCGGCGACCGGCGACGGCAAGCGCGACGGTGAGATCGTCGGACTCCATCACGCGGATGGGACGCCTCCCTACGACGTGCACTGGTCGGACACGGACGAAGTGACGCTCGTCTTCCCCGGCCCCGACGCTCACATCCGGCATCTTGATCAGGACCCGGGCGGAACTGCCCAGGAGTCACACCCGGGCGCCGGCGAGGCAGCTGCCGTGGCCGCGCCCGAGCCTCGGACACGTACACGCGAAGCCGGAGTCGTCGGCAGGCGTGTGGCCGAAGAGCGCCGCAGACAAGGGCTCAGTCTGGACGAAACGGCGCGTCGCGCCCGCATGGCGCCCCAGTACCTGGCGCACCTGGAGGAACGGCCTGCTGACCCCACGATGGCGGCACTCATCAGGCTTGCCGACGCCTTGGGCACCACAGCCACCGCTCTGCTCGACGAGGGCGCGGATCTCCCACCCGGACAGTCCCACGCACTCCTGCAGCCACAGCTACGGGATCTGGCCCCGGACGAATGCCGCGCTCTGCTCTCCACGCACGGTGTCGGACGCGTCGCGGTGACGGCGTCCAGCGGACACCCCGCGATCATCCCCGTCAACTACGAGGTCGTCGACGAAGCCATCGCCTTCCGGACCGCCCCCGACTCCGTGGCCGCAGCTGCCGCGGAAGCGGAGGTCGCCTTCGAGGTCGATCACGTGGACGACACTCTGAGCCGGGGCTGGAGCGTGCTCGCCGTGGGGCCCGCGAGCGTCGTGACGGAACCCGAGGCGGTCCGCAGCCTCACCCAGCATGCGCACACCACGCCCTGGGCGGGCGGTGAGCGTGAGATGTGGGTGTCGATCCGGCCCACGAGCCTCACCGGCCGCAGGATCACTCCAGCCGAACAGTAG
- a CDS encoding Crp/Fnr family transcriptional regulator, whose translation MTDLPPLLDFLPLVQRRRLLSVALDVSFPVGARLFDEDGEADRFWLLRRGEVALDVRLSGRQPEAVVETLGPGQLLGWSWVCPPYRWHLGARAVTGVEALEFPATDVLALCAADPELGYALMRQFTGVVAERLQATRIRLLDLYAPQGSGPR comes from the coding sequence GTGACCGACCTGCCGCCGCTCCTTGACTTCCTCCCTCTCGTACAGCGTCGGCGATTGCTGTCCGTCGCGCTTGACGTGTCGTTTCCAGTCGGCGCGCGCCTTTTCGACGAGGACGGGGAAGCCGACCGCTTCTGGCTGCTGCGCAGGGGAGAGGTCGCCCTGGACGTCCGTCTTTCCGGCAGACAGCCGGAGGCAGTGGTGGAAACGCTTGGTCCGGGCCAGCTGCTGGGCTGGTCGTGGGTCTGCCCGCCGTACCGCTGGCACCTCGGTGCGCGGGCGGTCACCGGGGTGGAGGCCTTGGAGTTCCCCGCCACCGATGTCTTGGCACTCTGTGCGGCCGATCCGGAACTCGGGTATGCCCTGATGCGCCAGTTCACCGGGGTGGTTGCCGAACGACTGCAAGCCACCCGTATCAGACTGCTGGATCTGTACGCTCCCCAGGGAAGCGGCCCGCGATGA
- a CDS encoding Dyp-type peroxidase, producing MSTADSGSAAGVRVEIEDVQSGALRPRPVPYQGKFLFLRVDDPHAGRALLRRLLPVTSGGLRSVDRSGDAWVAVAFTYRGLRALGVPQESLDSFPRAFREGMAARADLIGDVGENAPAHWEAPFGTGEVHIALSALASDAEQLDKELEQARVAYEETPGVRVIWHQEVKQLPTGRTTLGFRDGISHPNIEGVGLPGSNPQEAPIKAGEFILGYPDETGNLPPMPTPEVLGRNGTYVAVRKIHTNVAAWRRYLRANSANAEEEALLAAKMIGRWPSGAPLTLAPEHDDPELAADPHRVNNFLYREHDDRGLRCPAGAHIRRNNPRDAAIIGDARMHRLIRRGTTYGPPLPEGVLDDDGADRGLVGVFIGAHLERQFEFIKAEWVNDGNFIGYPGEKDPVAGHHGGTGSITIPDKPVRRRLQNLPSFVVTRGGEYCFVPGLRALRWLAELED from the coding sequence ATGAGCACGGCAGACAGCGGCAGCGCGGCCGGTGTGCGCGTGGAGATCGAGGACGTACAGAGCGGGGCGCTGCGCCCGCGGCCCGTCCCCTACCAGGGGAAGTTCCTTTTCCTGCGCGTCGACGACCCCCACGCCGGACGTGCCCTGCTGCGCCGGCTGCTCCCTGTGACCTCCGGTGGCCTGCGGAGCGTGGACCGGAGCGGGGACGCGTGGGTGGCGGTGGCGTTCACCTATCGGGGGCTGAGGGCCCTGGGGGTGCCCCAGGAGTCACTGGACAGCTTTCCGCGAGCGTTCCGTGAGGGCATGGCCGCCCGGGCCGATTTGATCGGCGACGTGGGCGAGAACGCGCCGGCTCACTGGGAGGCACCGTTCGGGACGGGCGAAGTCCACATCGCACTGAGCGCCTTGGCTTCCGATGCGGAGCAGCTGGACAAGGAGCTGGAGCAGGCCCGGGTCGCCTATGAAGAGACGCCCGGCGTCCGGGTGATCTGGCACCAGGAGGTGAAACAGCTTCCGACCGGGCGTACCACCCTTGGCTTCCGGGACGGCATCAGCCATCCGAACATCGAGGGCGTCGGACTGCCCGGCTCGAACCCGCAGGAAGCCCCCATCAAAGCCGGCGAGTTCATCCTGGGCTACCCCGACGAAACCGGCAATCTTCCGCCGATGCCCACCCCTGAGGTCCTCGGACGCAACGGAACCTATGTCGCTGTGCGCAAGATCCATACAAACGTGGCGGCCTGGCGCCGCTACCTGCGCGCCAACAGTGCGAACGCCGAGGAGGAAGCGCTTCTGGCGGCCAAGATGATCGGGCGCTGGCCCAGCGGAGCGCCGCTGACGTTGGCGCCGGAGCACGACGACCCGGAACTGGCGGCCGATCCGCACCGCGTCAACAACTTCCTGTACCGGGAGCATGACGACCGCGGCCTGCGATGCCCCGCCGGCGCGCACATCCGCCGGAACAACCCCCGCGACGCTGCCATCATCGGCGACGCCCGGATGCACCGGCTCATCCGCCGCGGCACCACCTACGGTCCACCGCTGCCCGAGGGCGTGCTGGACGACGACGGCGCCGACCGCGGCCTGGTCGGAGTCTTCATCGGGGCCCACCTAGAACGGCAGTTCGAGTTCATCAAGGCCGAATGGGTCAACGACGGCAACTTCATCGGCTACCCCGGCGAAAAGGACCCGGTGGCCGGACACCACGGCGGCACCGGCAGCATCACCATCCCCGACAAGCCGGTCCGGCGCCGCCTGCAGAACCTGCCCAGTTTCGTGGTCACCCGCGGTGGCGAGTACTGCTTCGTACCGGGCTTGCGAGCCCTGCGCTGGCTCGCCGAACTGGAGGACTGA
- a CDS encoding 4Fe-4S dicluster domain-containing protein — protein MSAELDANAWSSSASEGSAMGKEGMAALVQVLRRRGFTVVGPTVRDGAIVLAELESADELPYGWGVELEAGRYRLRERTDGAAFANAAGPQSWKQFLHPAKLRQWRADRVGEEMVFSDEAPSIPRYAFLGVRPCDARAIAIQDRVLTGGIHRDSGYLGRRAGALLVAIECTEPGGTCFCVSMGAGPAAAPGCDLVMTEVVDDEGHRFWIRGASPEGDEILAELPVRPADPVTCTAARASVAAAADRMGRAMPETDLRELMGGTLDAPRWDDVAGRCLTCGNCTMVCPTCFCTTTEDVTDLSGDHAERWRLWDSCFDLDFSLVHGDPVRTSPRSRYRQWMTHKLGTWYDQFGSSGCVGCGRCIVWCPVGIDITEEAAALHDWTRSDTSGEAP, from the coding sequence ATGAGTGCGGAGCTCGATGCGAACGCCTGGTCGTCTTCTGCCTCCGAGGGGTCGGCGATGGGGAAAGAGGGCATGGCCGCGCTGGTGCAGGTCTTGAGACGGCGTGGTTTCACTGTGGTCGGACCCACCGTGCGGGACGGTGCGATCGTGCTGGCGGAGCTGGAGTCGGCCGACGAACTGCCGTACGGGTGGGGGGTGGAACTCGAAGCCGGCCGGTACCGACTGCGGGAGCGGACCGACGGTGCCGCCTTCGCGAACGCGGCGGGCCCTCAATCGTGGAAACAGTTCTTGCATCCGGCGAAGCTGCGGCAGTGGCGTGCCGACCGGGTGGGCGAGGAGATGGTGTTCTCGGACGAGGCGCCCTCGATACCGCGGTACGCCTTCCTCGGGGTGCGTCCTTGTGACGCACGGGCCATCGCCATCCAGGACAGGGTGCTCACCGGTGGGATCCACCGTGACTCCGGGTACCTGGGCCGGCGTGCAGGAGCGCTGCTCGTCGCGATCGAATGCACGGAGCCCGGCGGCACCTGCTTCTGCGTGTCCATGGGCGCGGGACCTGCGGCCGCTCCCGGCTGTGATCTGGTGATGACCGAGGTGGTTGATGACGAGGGCCACCGCTTCTGGATCCGGGGCGCCAGCCCGGAAGGCGACGAAATCCTCGCCGAACTGCCTGTCCGTCCGGCCGACCCCGTCACCTGTACGGCGGCTCGCGCGAGTGTTGCCGCCGCTGCGGACCGCATGGGGAGGGCCATGCCTGAGACGGACCTGCGGGAGCTGATGGGCGGGACGCTCGACGCGCCCCGCTGGGACGACGTTGCCGGACGCTGCCTGACGTGTGGCAACTGCACCATGGTGTGTCCCACCTGTTTCTGCACCACGACGGAGGATGTCACCGATCTCTCCGGTGACCACGCGGAGCGGTGGCGGTTGTGGGACTCCTGCTTCGACCTGGACTTCTCCCTTGTGCACGGTGACCCTGTCCGTACGTCCCCGCGCAGCCGGTACCGGCAGTGGATGACCCACAAGCTCGGCACGTGGTACGACCAGTTCGGCTCCTCCGGCTGCGTCGGCTGCGGCCGCTGCATCGTGTGGTGCCCCGTGGGCATCGACATCACCGAGGAGGCCGCCGCCCTGCATGACTGGACGCGGTCCGATACATCCGGGGAGGCACCGTGA
- a CDS encoding AAA family ATPase, which translates to MGDCAYKLKKPVDLGFLDYTTVAARRSACEREVTLNRRFAPDVYLGLGEFRCPDAEEPEPLVVMRRMPEGRRLSHLVRQGAAVHDVLRTVARQLAAWHAVAPRGREVNEQGTRDALSSRWEAGFTQVRALTAEGFFVPGELTEIERLVRRYLAGRENLFDSRIDQGRMVDGHGDLLAQDIFCLDDGPRVLDCLEFDDHLRYVDGLDDAAFLAMDLEQLGAPEGAAYFLSQYGEYTGDPAPSSLFHHYVAYRAFVRAKVSLIQAVQGAPGAKVASRQLASTALRHLRTSAVRLILVGGLPGSGKSTLSGALADLLGVTMLSSDRLRKELAGLPAERSAAAGYGEGLYTPDWTARTYIALLDRAAALLSCGESVVLDATWSDAEHRAAALRVAESTSADLVALHCHAPGDVTAARLSTRGPGMSDAGPDIAAAMAAREPAWAQAVEVDTSGPPASAVVRALAAVRPWGPE; encoded by the coding sequence GTGGGCGACTGCGCGTACAAGCTCAAGAAACCGGTCGACCTCGGGTTCCTTGACTACACCACGGTGGCAGCGCGCAGGTCCGCGTGCGAACGCGAGGTCACCCTCAACCGCCGCTTCGCCCCCGACGTGTACCTGGGCCTGGGCGAGTTCCGCTGTCCCGACGCCGAGGAACCCGAGCCGCTCGTGGTGATGCGCCGCATGCCCGAGGGCCGTCGCCTCTCCCACCTCGTACGACAAGGGGCGGCCGTCCACGACGTTCTGCGAACCGTCGCCCGGCAACTCGCTGCCTGGCACGCGGTTGCGCCCCGCGGCCGCGAGGTGAACGAGCAGGGCACACGCGACGCGCTGTCATCACGTTGGGAGGCCGGCTTCACGCAGGTCCGAGCGCTGACAGCCGAAGGTTTCTTCGTGCCCGGCGAATTGACAGAGATCGAGAGACTGGTGCGCCGCTATCTCGCCGGCCGCGAGAATTTGTTCGACTCTCGCATCGATCAGGGGCGGATGGTCGACGGCCACGGGGACCTCCTCGCCCAGGACATCTTCTGCCTCGATGACGGACCCCGCGTCCTGGACTGCCTGGAGTTCGACGATCATCTCCGCTACGTCGACGGCCTCGACGATGCGGCCTTCCTCGCCATGGACCTGGAACAGCTGGGCGCTCCGGAGGGCGCAGCGTACTTCCTCTCCCAGTACGGCGAGTACACAGGCGACCCCGCGCCCTCGTCCTTGTTCCACCACTACGTCGCCTACCGCGCCTTCGTACGCGCCAAGGTCTCCCTGATCCAGGCCGTGCAAGGCGCACCCGGCGCGAAGGTGGCATCGCGGCAGCTGGCCTCGACGGCGCTGCGCCATCTGCGCACGTCCGCCGTCCGCCTCATTCTCGTCGGGGGACTGCCGGGCAGCGGGAAGTCCACCCTTTCCGGAGCATTGGCCGACCTGCTGGGGGTCACCATGCTCAGCAGCGACCGACTCCGCAAGGAACTGGCCGGTCTCCCCGCGGAACGCTCTGCGGCAGCCGGCTACGGCGAGGGCCTGTACACACCCGATTGGACGGCCAGGACTTACATCGCCCTGCTCGATCGCGCAGCCGCCCTGCTGTCCTGCGGAGAGTCCGTCGTCCTTGACGCCACATGGTCCGACGCGGAACACCGTGCGGCCGCCCTGCGCGTGGCCGAAAGCACCAGCGCGGACCTGGTGGCCCTGCACTGCCATGCGCCCGGAGACGTGACAGCGGCGCGCCTGAGCACGCGCGGCCCCGGCATGTCCGACGCCGGACCCGACATCGCGGCCGCTATGGCGGCCAGGGAGCCCGCGTGGGCTCAGGCTGTCGAGGTCGACACCAGTGGCCCGCCGGCCTCCGCGGTGGTCCGGGCGCTGGCGGCCGTACGCCCTTGGGGCCCCGAATAG
- a CDS encoding tannase/feruloyl esterase family alpha/beta hydrolase: protein MRLRRSTLTLLSTALMATTAAASATAADRPEQHCAGQNRIRVPGAAFQQVSCHDDLTTSALTGTSYTDPTDWSSLTAKGTLNPTDVPGIQIDGYFPDSSHLNTTHGWNHDAQFVIRLPDRWNGGLVITGAPGTRKQYSLDTSISDWVLARGYAFAATDKGNSGPDFYTDGRRPGDAVVEWNGRTTELTLAAKNLVRQSYGHSPRRTYMTGMSNGGYLTRWQLENHPELYDAGLDWEGALWTPDGPNLFTYLPTGVRHSLGRASTKDMLAAGFTPGTEFLWPYHEQVYYGLTQKAYRAEFDPEYDPNCPGSSAGSTLPEILAPCQSDASYDYASRPESVKKAVERVSLTGKIGRPLITVQGDLDALLPVATDSDAYARMIADRHRSRLHRYYTVEGGTHVDGLYDSHPDRLRPVLPCYRAAFALLTDWVEHHQDPPASGTVPKPTSGDVVNSCALR from the coding sequence ATGCGCTTGAGACGCAGCACCCTCACCCTGTTGTCCACCGCACTCATGGCCACGACGGCAGCGGCCTCCGCCACAGCCGCCGACCGCCCCGAGCAGCACTGCGCGGGGCAGAACCGCATACGGGTACCCGGCGCCGCCTTTCAGCAGGTCTCCTGCCACGACGACCTGACCACCAGCGCTTTGACCGGCACCTCGTACACCGACCCCACGGACTGGTCCTCGCTCACCGCGAAGGGAACGCTGAACCCCACGGACGTGCCCGGCATCCAGATCGACGGCTACTTCCCCGATTCCTCGCACCTCAACACGACCCATGGCTGGAACCACGACGCCCAGTTCGTCATCCGTCTGCCCGATCGGTGGAACGGTGGTCTGGTGATCACCGGAGCACCTGGCACACGTAAGCAGTACTCCTTGGACACGTCGATCTCGGACTGGGTTCTGGCACGGGGATACGCCTTCGCCGCCACCGACAAGGGCAACAGCGGACCCGACTTCTACACCGACGGCAGGCGGCCGGGCGATGCCGTCGTCGAGTGGAACGGCCGCACCACCGAACTGACCCTCGCCGCGAAGAACCTCGTGAGGCAGTCCTACGGGCACAGCCCACGCCGTACCTACATGACAGGCATGTCCAACGGCGGCTATCTGACCCGCTGGCAGTTGGAGAACCACCCCGAGCTGTACGACGCGGGACTGGACTGGGAAGGCGCCCTCTGGACACCGGACGGCCCGAACCTGTTCACCTATCTGCCGACGGGGGTCCGCCACTCCCTCGGCCGGGCATCCACCAAGGACATGCTGGCAGCCGGCTTCACACCGGGAACCGAGTTCCTGTGGCCCTACCACGAGCAGGTCTACTACGGCCTCACACAGAAGGCGTACCGCGCCGAGTTCGATCCGGAGTACGACCCGAACTGCCCCGGCTCTTCGGCCGGTTCGACGCTTCCGGAGATTCTCGCCCCCTGCCAGTCCGATGCTTCGTACGACTACGCCTCACGGCCCGAGTCGGTGAAGAAGGCCGTCGAACGGGTCTCTCTGACCGGGAAGATCGGCAGACCACTGATCACCGTACAAGGGGATCTTGACGCGCTGTTGCCGGTGGCCACGGACTCGGACGCATACGCACGCATGATCGCCGACCGTCACCGTTCCCGCCTGCACCGCTACTACACCGTCGAGGGCGGCACCCACGTCGACGGTCTGTACGACTCCCATCCCGACCGGCTCAGGCCCGTACTGCCCTGCTACCGGGCCGCATTCGCCCTCCTGACCGACTGGGTCGAACACCATCAGGATCCGCCGGCCAGTGGCACGGTTCCCAAGCCGACCTCCGGTGACGTGGTGAACTCCTGCGCGCTGCGCTGA
- a CDS encoding PHB depolymerase family esterase, whose protein sequence is MPVRDHARTIGWAALMALLLALFTVPPNASAASLTQVSGFGSNPGNLSMYSYVPDNLPSGAPLVVALHGCTQSASDYYSHSGWPKYADAYGFALVLPQTSSANNANSCFNWYQSSDYTRGQGEALSVKQMVDYAIAHYGSAPGRVYVTGLSAGGAMTAVMLADYPDVFAGGSIDSGIPAGCATDLSSGLTCEYSPVSKTPQKWGDAVRAASGGWSGPWPRVAVWHGSGDTTVNPANATESRDQWTNVWGMSQTPSSTTSLPGGTTQAVYNDISGKPAVETFTVSGMSHGLAVNPGSGADQCGTTGTYYLNYVCSSYYTAKFWGLDASSGPGSGSLPAPTGLSVTATTDTTASLSWNGVSAAASYNVYRGGTKVASTSSTSYTDTGLASGTGYHYTVAAVDSAGSVGASSSPVLATTNGYIPKCFTDNNYNHVAAGRAHQSGGYAYANGSNQNMGLYNLYLTHTLEETSDGHYVIADSGCPA, encoded by the coding sequence ATGCCGGTTCGTGACCACGCCCGTACGATCGGCTGGGCAGCACTGATGGCCCTGCTGCTTGCCCTGTTCACGGTTCCACCCAACGCCTCCGCGGCCTCACTCACCCAGGTGAGCGGCTTCGGCTCCAACCCGGGCAACCTGTCGATGTACTCGTACGTGCCCGACAATCTGCCCTCCGGCGCGCCGTTGGTCGTGGCCCTGCATGGCTGTACGCAGAGCGCGAGTGACTACTACAGTCACTCCGGGTGGCCGAAGTACGCCGACGCCTACGGCTTCGCGCTTGTCCTGCCCCAGACCAGCAGCGCCAACAACGCGAACTCCTGCTTCAACTGGTACCAGTCCAGTGACTACACCCGCGGGCAGGGCGAGGCGCTGTCCGTCAAACAGATGGTGGACTACGCCATAGCGCACTACGGCAGCGCCCCGGGCCGCGTCTACGTCACCGGTCTCTCGGCGGGCGGCGCCATGACCGCCGTCATGCTCGCCGACTATCCGGACGTCTTCGCCGGAGGATCCATCGACTCGGGTATCCCAGCGGGCTGCGCGACCGATCTGAGCAGTGGCCTGACGTGCGAGTACAGCCCGGTCAGCAAGACCCCGCAGAAGTGGGGCGACGCGGTGCGCGCGGCGTCCGGCGGCTGGTCGGGACCCTGGCCACGCGTCGCCGTCTGGCACGGAAGCGGTGACACAACCGTCAATCCGGCCAACGCCACGGAGTCCAGGGACCAGTGGACGAACGTCTGGGGTATGAGCCAGACCCCGTCCTCGACCACGTCCCTCCCTGGTGGCACAACCCAGGCCGTCTACAACGACATCAGCGGCAAGCCCGCGGTGGAGACCTTCACCGTCTCCGGCATGAGTCACGGCCTGGCCGTCAACCCCGGCTCGGGCGCCGACCAGTGCGGCACGACCGGCACGTACTACCTGAACTACGTCTGCTCCAGCTACTACACGGCGAAATTCTGGGGACTGGACGCCTCAAGCGGTCCCGGCAGTGGCTCTCTGCCCGCACCCACTGGTCTGAGTGTGACGGCCACCACCGACACGACGGCCTCGCTGTCCTGGAACGGAGTCAGCGCTGCCGCCTCGTACAACGTGTACCGAGGTGGTACCAAGGTGGCCTCCACATCCTCGACCTCGTACACCGACACGGGTCTGGCGTCCGGCACCGGCTACCACTACACCGTCGCCGCCGTGGATTCGGCCGGAAGCGTGGGAGCGTCCTCCTCACCGGTCCTGGCGACGACGAACGGCTACATTCCGAAGTGCTTCACCGACAACAACTACAACCATGTCGCCGCGGGACGAGCCCACCAGAGCGGCGGCTACGCCTACGCCAACGGCTCCAACCAGAACATGGGCCTGTACAACCTCTACCTCACCCACACGTTGGAGGAGACCTCGGACGGCCACTATGTGATCGCCGACTCCGGCTGCCCCGCCTGA